A genomic region of Solanum dulcamara chromosome 2, daSolDulc1.2, whole genome shotgun sequence contains the following coding sequences:
- the LOC129876843 gene encoding uncharacterized protein LOC129876843: protein MRALCEDLCRSSCWSTSKEKNIIIGKLKQEIIYEGDGILCVRCGCFATHTQNKYRWNRQELRRSQRTTYKPRHPTKTTLKSIYMQKKTRVKWSILKKQSRQGSVSKVRSDAKGPSNLFQKKLEGINLKLLEAKTDSSQGIPRGS from the exons ATGAGGGCGTTATGCGAGGATCTGTGTAGAAGTTCCTGTTGGAGTACCagtaaagaaaaaaacataattatTGGTAAACTTAAGcaagaaataatatatgaaGGGGATGGGATTCTTTGCGTTAGATGTGGTTGTTTTGCAACACATACTCAAAACAAATACAGATGGAACAGACAGGAGCTACGGAGGAGCCAAAGGACAACATACAAACCAAGGCACCCAACGAAAACAACACTAAAGAGTATATATATGCAGAAGAAGACTCGTGTAAAATGGTCAATTTTAAAAAAGCAAAGCAGACAAGGAAGTGTCTCAAAAGTGAGAAGCGATGCAAAAGGTCCTTCTAACTTattccagaagaagttggaaggaATAAACCTTAAATTATTGGAAGCCAAGACAG attctaGTCAGGGCATCCCACGCGGCAGCTGA